One segment of Triticum aestivum cultivar Chinese Spring chromosome 2A, IWGSC CS RefSeq v2.1, whole genome shotgun sequence DNA contains the following:
- the LOC123186044 gene encoding F-box/FBD/LRR-repeat protein At1g78750, producing MSLESDGAATAKRPRLPAEDPSIHFGAAVEAADRISALPEAMQLHILSLLPLPSAIRTGALSRAWRDLWKRRWQDDGNAGAFLHHHIRPCSSPSSKKLLECLELRQSQGRRGRLDRYSLVADNPAMGARQFGRYLDAAARFGVEDLRVELPEKPPSPATPTKATTLRFPFPAAAGPDLARLSLRGIGVSGLHSRAARPCSALEVVRLHSVPVDDRGLARMLALCPRLRVLGLHSCSALRRIAVTAATGRKLRSVTIAGCGWLIEVDVAAVSSLRSFRYTGGFLSSFYLPDSASFADLYICFDAQRSCNVRICQKVFSHWFESRVCWKLTALTICSNVLFVVSSLPNGISHAESAKIGGDFFRSMTELQLLMLDMKAPELANIYVFLKNSHCCNLERLFVQLPSIPSGPLVDASDHVRVEPPEDVLENLKVVKITNFNWNRIELQLVCFLLRKASSLHKLLLVTPSLVPLDVTGIQKADLLLVGEAVANGKIILSKLDDAATQPFHSDVFAEV from the exons ATGTCGCTGGAATCCGACggcgccgccaccgcgaagaggcCGCGGCTGCCGGCAGAAGATCCATCCATCCATTTCGGCGCGGCGGTGGAGGCAGCCGACCGCATCTCGGCGCTACCGGAGGCGATGCAGCTGCACATCCTGTCCTTGCTCCCGCTGCCGTCGGCAATCCGCACGGGGGCGCTCTCCCGCGCCTGGCGCGACCTCTGGAAGCGCCGCTGGCAGGACGACGGCAACGCCGGCGCCTTCCTCCACCACCACATCCGCCCCTGCTCCTCCCCGTCGTCAAAGAAACTGCTCGAGTGCCTCGAGCTGCGCCAATCGCAGGGGCGGCGCGGCCGCCTCGACCGCTACTCGCTCGTCGCCGACAACCCCGCCATGGGCGCCCGCCAGTTCGGCCGctacctcgacgccgccgcccgctTCGGCGTCGAGGACCTCCGCGTCGAGCTGCCGGAGAAGCCGCCCTCCCCGGCCACCCCAACAAAGGCCACCACCCTCCGCTTCCCCTTTCCGGCGGCGGCCGGCCCGGACCTCGCGCGCCTCTCGCTCCGCGGCATTGGGGTCTCCGGCCTCCACAGCAGGGCCGCGCGACCGTGCTCCGCCCTCGAGGTCGTCCGCCTCCACTCGGTCCCCGTGGACGACAGGGGTTTGGCGAGGATGCTGGCCCTGTGCCCTCGCCTCCGCGTCCTCGGCCTGCACTCCTGCTCGGCCCTCCGTCGAATCGCCGTGACGGCAGCGACGGGGCGCAAACTGAGGAGCGTCACCATCGCAGGGTGCGGCTGGCTCATCGAGGTGGACGTCGCGGCGGTTTCTAGCCTCCGGTCGTTTCGCTACACCGGCGGTTTCCTCTCGTCATTCTATCTCCCGGACAGCGCCTCATTTGCCGACCTCTACATCTGCTTCGACGCCCAGAGAAGCTGCAATGTCCGCATCTGCCAAAAG GTGTTCAGCCACTGGTTCGAAAGCCGTGTATGCTGGAAACTCACTGCCCTCACCATCTGCAGCAATGTCCTCTTT GTTGTGTCTTCCTTGCCCAATGGAATCTCACATGCCGAATCGGCCAAGATTGGCGGCGACTTCTTTCGAAGCATGACTGAACTACAACTGCTTATGTTAGATATGAAGGCCCCTGAGCTTGCGAACATCTATGTGTTCCTAAAGAACAGCCACTGTTGTAATCTGGAGAGGCTTTTCGTGCAG CTCCCTAGCATCCCCAGTGGGCCCTTGGTGGATGCATCTGACCATGTGCGGGTAGAGCCGCCCGAGGATGTTTTGGAAAACCTTAAGGTGGTAAAGATTACAAACTTcaactggaaccgcattgagctgCAGCTAGTGTGCTTTTTGTTGAGGAAAGCTAGCTCTCTCCATAAACTTCTACTAGTTACTCCCAGTTTGGTTCCATTGGATGTGACTGGTATTCAGAAGGCAGATCTCTTACTTGTTGGAGAAGCTGTGGCAAATGGAAAAATAATTCTCAGCAAGTTGGACGATGCTGCAACCCAGCCATTTCATTCAGATGTCTTTGCCGAAGTTTAG